A portion of the Juglans microcarpa x Juglans regia isolate MS1-56 chromosome 1D, Jm3101_v1.0, whole genome shotgun sequence genome contains these proteins:
- the LOC121261479 gene encoding uncharacterized protein LOC121261479, with product MGNSFVLQTKAIKIMKTDGKVLRYKAPMKVHQVLLEFPGHAISDTLPVLRHLKPETKLLRGHVYHLVPLPLPSPKVGKKKTVRFANPEGEAVQESGVVRIKLIITKKELLEILEKGVDSVGEKVSQLQSKSCIGGAGEYTGDENCRGWMPDLESIPEAS from the coding sequence ATGGGAAATAGCTTCGTTCTGCAAACAAAAGCTATCAAGATCATGAAAACAGATGGGAAAGTTCTCAGATACAAAGCCCCCATGAAAGTCCACCAAGTCTTGTTGGAGTTTCCTGGCCATGCAATATCTGACACCCTTCCTGTCCTCCGGCATCTCAAACCAGAAACCAAACTGCTCAGAGGTCATGTATACCATCTAGTACCTCTTCCCTTGCCATCACCAAAAGTTGGGAAGAAGAAAACGGTGAGGTTTGCAAATCCAGAGGGGGAAGCAGTGCAAGAAAGTGGGGTGGTCAGGATTAAACTGATCATTACCAAGAAAGAGCTGCTAGAGATACTAGAGAAAGGAGTCGATTCTGTTGGTGAGAAGGTTTCTCAACTTCAGAGTAAAAGCTGCATAGGCGGGGCAGGTGAATACACGGGTGATGAAAACTGTAGAGGGTGGATGCCTGACTTAGAAAGCATACCTGAAGCAAGCTAG